Within Sorangiineae bacterium MSr11367, the genomic segment GAAACCAATGCCGGCCGAGGGCGACGTTCGCGTCCTCGGTGACCCGATCGAGCTCGGCGTCCGAGTACGATGCCAGCGACGATACGACGTCCGTGTGCACGACCGCGCTCATTCCGCCGAAACCAGAAACAGCGGCGCCAGGGTGCCGTCTTGCTGCAGGTTGAGCATTTCCGAGGCCGAAAGGCGGATGAAGCATCCCTCTACCTCGTTTTCGTTCCAGAGGAATGGATTGCAATCTTCGTTTCGCTCGGTCAACACGAGCTTGCCCTCGTGCACGGACGGATACGTGGCCCGCCCGGGGTAAATGCGCTCCTGCACGACGTGCGCACTTTCCAGCGCCCGCGAAAGCGCCGTTTCCCACGTTCCGGCGTCGCACTGCCAGCCCAAGACGACGCCCTTGCCCCCTTCGACATTGGTCGGCTTGAGGGCGAACCGGTCGCGGTGCTTGGCGATGAACGGAAGCAAATCGACCTGGTTGCCGGCGCCGCCGTACTCGGTGCGGCTCTCCTCGACGACGCGGGTCCAAGGTACGTGGCGCACGACGGCCTCCCGCACCTCGGGCTCCAGGGTTTCGACGATTTCCGGATCGGTAAGCAGCGCAAAGAGCGCCTTGTTGCCGCGCGCGGTGGTGAGCGCGAACGATCCGAGGAAATACGACGAGCCCTCGCGGATGGCGCGCCACAAAGGGTGCGACATGGGGAAGGCGCGCAGGAAATCCGGATAATCGAGATACGTGATGCAATCGATGGCAAAATCGCCCGAGTAAAGGCGGCCGTTGCGGTATTCGACCGACTCCGGCTCGAGCAGGCGCACGGCGAGATTGGCCTCCATGGCCGCCTGCATCATGAAAATGTGCTCGGACCACACTTGGTTGATGTCACTCGAAAACGCGCCGCCCGAGGCGACGACGCCCACGTTGGGAAGGCCGGTGCCACCGCGTTGGTGGTGTGCACGGATGCACGACGGGACGAAGCGCTGCTCCGTCTCGATGAAATGCGTGCGATAGCGCTTTCGAAATTCGGCCATGATGGGCAGCTCGTCGAAAAGCTGCCCAATGCGATGCATGAGGTGCGGGCCCGCCGGAATGGAATTGTATTCGAGAAATCGGACGACTCCGTCTCTCCCGGTAAAGCCATCGAGGCGCGCGTAGGGTTCGACGGGGTTCGACTCCAGGGTGACCCGTTCGTCCTCCTCGGGCGTGAGCCGCAGGCGCCGTCGCAGGGCCGCGTCTTCGATGATCCGCTGGCCGAGTGTGACCACCGCGCGCTGCACGAGTGAGGCGGCGCGCTGCAACGAAGCATAGGCCGCGGGCTCCATGAAATAAGGCCGCAGGCACGAGGCAATGGGCTTACCGTAGCTGCGAAGTTGCCGCTCCTTGCCTCCCTGCGTCACCAGCTCGTAGGTGGCTTGCCAATGGCCGTCGTTCAGCAGCTCATGATAGTGAGCAACCGCCCCCTCGATGGTCGGAGTCATCTTGGTGAAACATGCATATGTCGCCCAATTTGGATTTCAAGTGCTGCGTCCCGTTCTTCACAGGGGGGAACCGGGCGAGGTTCACTACTCAACTTTTGCCAGCTTTTACTTATTCGGTCGGATTGAACATAATTGGATAAACGACGCGCACCGTGCCGCCTTCGGGGGTCGGGAAGGCAAGGGAGTAGAAGCTTTTTACGACGCAGCTGCGCACGTTCTCGTCGGGGAGATCGCTTCCGCTGTCCTGGGCCATCGACACGGCACCGCCTCGGTCGATGACGAATTTGACGCGTACGTGACCGTTGAGGGAAGGGTTGTTGCGCAGTCCTAGCTCGTAGCACGCGCGGTAGCGGCCTGCGTTTTGCCGGACGATACGCTGGATGACCTCGGGCGGAATGCGGCCCATCGCCTCGAAGCCGCAGCCCTTGTCCTCGCAGGGACGCGGATTGGGGGCACGCGGTGGGTGTCCTCCGGGCATTCGCCCGTGCGAATAGCCCATGCCATTGTTGCCCGGGCCACAATTTGGGCCGATGCAGGAGCCGCGGCCGTCATGGAACCCGTGCCCGAGTGATTCACCGATGTTGGCAAGACCGATCTGGCCGCAATTGGGCATTCCCGGAGGGCAACCCCCGCCCTCTCCCACGCCGGAAAGCGAGAGACCGCCGATGCCGAAGTTCTCCCCGGGGTCGGAGCCCCACATCGCGCCAAGATGGCTCTCGGCATCGGCGCCGTTGGGAACCGTTCCCCAAGGCGTGATCGGTGCGTTGGGATCGGACAGCGGGGAGGAGCCGAGCATCCCAACGAGTCCGAATTCGCGCGCCAAGGTGAGATCGCGTTCGCGCGCCAAGCTGGCGTCCTGCGGCGTAGCATCTCCTTTGGCGCTCCAGTGCGCGTTGGTTTTCGGCGCCGTTTCCCGCCCCATGAGGCCCGCTTCGTTGGGAGCCTGCTTTCCGGAGGGCGCCGATTCGCGGGCACCCTCGCGCGCGGCCGATTCATCGTCCACGTTGTCGCGTTCGCGCTCGGCGGCACCCGCAAGGTACTTCTGCATGGTCTCGATGCGGTCGCGCGCGATGAAGACGTCATCGTCGGCCGTGAGCGCGGGAAGAAAGAGCGCCAGGGAGCCGAAGATCAGCGCGTGCATGGCAAACGACGTTCCCACGCCGCCGAGCGCACTGTCCTTCCATCGGGCGAGTGCGCCGAGCGGCGTCGGGCGCCCCGCAGGCACGGCGCGCAGTGCGACGCGGAAAGGGCCGAAATCCGCCTCCAGGGGCTGTTCCGGGGCCAGCGTACTGCCCTCGGGAAGCACCAGCGCGAGGTCGGTCCCGATTTGCTCGGCCGGCGCAAAGAAGGTGCAATAGGCATGTTCTCCAATGGAGACCGCCGAGCCCATGGGCAGATGCCGCATCGCGAGGATGTCACCTCCCCAGGATAAAATCGCCTCGATGACGTCGAGGTCGTCCCGATCCATCGTTTCCGTGGTCATGCGGAATCAGACAGGGGGCTCCGGCAAAGGTTTCGGGGTGTCGAAAAAAAAACGCTATGTCTTTGGTCATGGACCGATACGA encodes:
- a CDS encoding AgmX/PglI C-terminal domain-containing protein is translated as MTTETMDRDDLDVIEAILSWGGDILAMRHLPMGSAVSIGEHAYCTFFAPAEQIGTDLALVLPEGSTLAPEQPLEADFGPFRVALRAVPAGRPTPLGALARWKDSALGGVGTSFAMHALIFGSLALFLPALTADDDVFIARDRIETMQKYLAGAAERERDNVDDESAAREGARESAPSGKQAPNEAGLMGRETAPKTNAHWSAKGDATPQDASLARERDLTLAREFGLVGMLGSSPLSDPNAPITPWGTVPNGADAESHLGAMWGSDPGENFGIGGLSLSGVGEGGGCPPGMPNCGQIGLANIGESLGHGFHDGRGSCIGPNCGPGNNGMGYSHGRMPGGHPPRAPNPRPCEDKGCGFEAMGRIPPEVIQRIVRQNAGRYRACYELGLRNNPSLNGHVRVKFVIDRGGAVSMAQDSGSDLPDENVRSCVVKSFYSLAFPTPEGGTVRVVYPIMFNPTE